Proteins encoded in a region of the Mycoplasma feriruminatoris genome:
- a CDS encoding APC family permease has translation MNDEKKMSLKKFIWMGFNYTVGVGFIGNLAIFSNIKVQEEINQQSTGLHIFWIFGLLGFIASICALAFAKLSTIHKSDNNGGTYLYARTSFGRFIGLMVAFVQYVMLPFIIASQIWGFLKAFLITDLSRT, from the coding sequence GTGAATGACGAAAAGAAAATGTCGTTAAAAAAATTCATTTGAATGGGTTTTAACTACACAGTCGGTGTTGGGTTTATTGGTAATTTAGCAATTTTTTCTAATATTAAAGTTCAAGAAGAAATCAATCAACAATCTACGGGATTACATATTTTTTGAATTTTTGGATTATTAGGATTTATTGCTTCAATTTGTGCATTAGCGTTTGCAAAACTTTCTACTATTCATAAATCAGATAATAATGGTGGAACTTATTTATATGCAAGAACTTCTTTTGGAAGATTTATAGGTCTAATGGTTGCATTTGTTCAATACGTAATGTTGCCATTTATTATTGCATCTCAAATTTGAGGTTTTTTAAAAGCCTTTTTAATAACTGATTTATCGAGGACTTAA
- a CDS encoding amino acid permease: MKWFKKIANYSSAVKWATSCVLILAGIVMAFMNGSSNYQMWNHDYNESIKGLSFNAFSKAFVSCFFFFSGFESFATAGKNIKDPEKNLSKGIMIVMLVSSVFYIVVMAIFFAAVNPKQGFSQNMTTGLWNMAPINQVKWLSILGIAIMFISQIALRANTSVQNALYGGTMLQPMAVEGFISEKYNELNKDNIPAKASLLNTYVILIVTVVWLIIPDIIYGFQPQGTKLIFNIGQLTEASSAIIISLYIISVLALLKIAIQKYIKLHIWEWISFSFALILLVVLFFYHYYSLFDVIVRYAKHAGPGLEDLIGAIVELLFVIISLAFAIIWYFTYYKKKLNQRLSTLEGRKLQDTLDDEFVLINTQKPFIKQK; this comes from the coding sequence ATGAAATGATTTAAAAAAATAGCAAATTACTCATCAGCTGTTAAATGAGCAACTTCTTGTGTTTTAATTTTAGCTGGTATTGTAATGGCTTTTATGAATGGTTCATCAAATTATCAAATGTGAAATCATGATTATAATGAATCAATAAAAGGTTTAAGTTTTAATGCTTTTTCAAAAGCGTTTGTTTCTTGTTTTTTCTTCTTTTCAGGGTTTGAATCATTTGCAACAGCTGGAAAAAATATTAAAGATCCAGAAAAGAATCTATCAAAAGGAATTATGATAGTAATGCTAGTTTCTTCAGTATTTTATATTGTAGTTATGGCAATCTTTTTTGCAGCAGTTAATCCAAAACAAGGATTTAGTCAAAACATGACAACTGGTTTATGAAATATGGCACCAATTAATCAAGTTAAATGGTTATCTATTTTAGGTATTGCTATTATGTTTATTTCTCAAATTGCTTTAAGAGCAAATACTTCAGTACAAAACGCTTTATACGGTGGAACAATGCTTCAACCAATGGCTGTTGAAGGATTTATTTCTGAAAAATATAATGAATTAAACAAAGATAACATACCTGCAAAAGCTTCTTTATTAAACACTTATGTAATTTTAATAGTAACTGTAGTTTGATTAATTATTCCAGATATTATTTATGGCTTTCAACCACAAGGAACTAAACTAATCTTTAACATAGGCCAATTAACTGAAGCTTCAAGTGCTATTATTATTTCTTTATATATTATTAGTGTTTTAGCTTTATTAAAAATAGCAATTCAAAAATATATCAAACTACATATTTGAGAATGAATCAGTTTTAGTTTTGCTTTAATTTTATTAGTTGTGTTATTCTTTTATCACTATTATTCATTATTTGATGTAATAGTTAGATATGCAAAACATGCTGGACCTGGTTTAGAAGATTTAATTGGAGCTATTGTTGAGTTATTATTTGTAATAATTTCACTAGCATTTGCCATTATTTGATACTTTACTTATTATAAGAAAAAACTAAATCAAAGATTATCAACACTTGAGGGTAGAAAATTACAAGATACATTAGATGATGAATTTGTTTTAATAAATACACAAAAACCTTTTATAAAACAAAAATAG
- the uvrC gene encoding excinuclease ABC subunit UvrC, with amino-acid sequence MSLKQQVDLLTNKPGCYLFLNKEKQVIYVGKAKNLKKRVSTYFNKAYNIKTTRLIREIADLKYFIVDNEKESLLLEKNLIKKYHPKYNVLLNDDKTYPYIIITNQKDPMYKYVRKYDKKALKNYGPLPIGSNARNILLTLQRLFPLRMCKGDLKKPCLYYHLNQCSGACFKEVDPSYYENQIKQVDKFFKGDINQVKQTLINQMQKASDNLQFEQAKRIKDQITSLDFITAKQNVDIVTNKNIDVVNYEINQDKICFVMLFYRLGQLTYKDEYIQDYEGQNLSELFNSYLQQIYQKNIYPDVLLIPNEIELLDLDENLLEFSSYSLDKQNDVFVKLAKQNAIDSLNKSIISNNINSGDEIEILNQLQQISNASKYLKRIEMFDISNIYNQFITGACIVYINRKPIRNEFRKYNIDSSYTSDFSRMKFMLEKRFLKKINQKEELPDLIIVDGGIIQIHAAKEVLNKLNLNIDVIGLSKDDHHKTRYLIDVFEQTIDIKNFKKLFNFLTSLQIRVDEYAKSGFRKKYHNQLNDQVLLIKGVGKKTNLKLYKHFKTIDNIKKADFEELNKVINNKKITNLIISNLNK; translated from the coding sequence ATGAGTTTAAAACAACAAGTTGACTTACTAACAAACAAACCAGGTTGCTATTTATTTTTAAATAAAGAAAAACAAGTAATATATGTTGGAAAAGCAAAAAATCTTAAAAAAAGAGTTAGTACATATTTTAATAAAGCTTATAATATTAAAACAACAAGACTAATTAGAGAAATAGCTGATTTAAAATATTTTATTGTTGATAATGAAAAAGAATCTTTATTATTAGAAAAAAATTTAATTAAAAAATATCATCCTAAATATAATGTTTTATTAAATGATGATAAGACATATCCTTATATTATAATTACTAATCAAAAAGATCCAATGTATAAATATGTTAGAAAATATGATAAAAAAGCATTAAAAAATTATGGTCCTTTACCAATTGGAAGTAATGCTAGAAATATTTTATTAACACTACAACGTTTATTTCCTTTAAGAATGTGTAAAGGAGATTTAAAAAAACCTTGTTTGTATTATCATTTAAACCAATGTTCTGGAGCTTGTTTTAAAGAAGTTGATCCTAGTTATTATGAAAATCAAATTAAACAAGTAGATAAGTTTTTTAAAGGTGATATTAATCAAGTAAAACAAACTTTAATTAATCAAATGCAAAAAGCTAGTGATAATTTACAATTTGAACAAGCAAAAAGAATTAAAGATCAAATTACTAGTTTAGATTTTATTACTGCAAAACAAAATGTAGATATTGTTACAAATAAAAATATTGATGTAGTTAATTATGAAATTAATCAAGACAAAATTTGTTTTGTGATGTTGTTTTATCGATTAGGTCAATTAACTTATAAAGATGAATATATTCAAGATTATGAAGGTCAAAATTTAAGTGAATTATTTAATAGTTATTTACAACAAATTTATCAAAAAAATATTTATCCTGATGTTTTATTAATTCCAAATGAAATAGAATTATTAGATTTAGATGAAAACTTATTAGAATTTAGTTCTTATAGTTTAGATAAACAAAATGATGTGTTTGTTAAATTAGCAAAACAAAATGCTATTGATAGCTTAAATAAATCTATTATTTCAAATAATATAAACAGTGGAGATGAAATTGAAATTTTAAATCAGTTACAACAAATTTCAAATGCATCTAAATATTTAAAACGTATTGAAATGTTTGATATTTCAAATATTTATAACCAATTCATTACTGGAGCTTGTATAGTTTATATTAATCGTAAACCAATTAGAAATGAGTTTAGAAAATATAATATAGATTCATCATATACTTCTGATTTTTCAAGAATGAAGTTTATGTTAGAAAAAAGATTTTTAAAAAAGATTAATCAAAAAGAAGAACTACCTGATCTAATTATTGTTGATGGTGGAATTATTCAAATTCATGCTGCTAAAGAAGTTTTAAATAAATTAAATTTAAATATTGATGTAATTGGCTTAAGTAAAGATGATCATCATAAAACAAGATATTTAATTGATGTATTTGAACAAACTATTGATATTAAAAACTTTAAAAAATTATTTAACTTTTTAACTAGTTTACAAATTAGAGTTGATGAGTATGCTAAATCTGGATTTAGAAAAAAATATCACAATCAATTAAATGACCAAGTACTTTTAATTAAAGGTGTTGGTAAGAAAACTAATTTAAAATTATATAAACATTTTAAAACAATAGATAATATTAAAAAAGCAGACTTTGAAGAATTAAATAAAGTTATTAATAATAAAAAAATTACTAATTTGATAATTAGTAATTTGAATAAATAG
- the greA gene encoding transcription elongation factor GreA: MSKEIILTQEGLEELKVELKNLLEVVRPKVIEELVEARNQGDLSENADYDAARNRQAEVEARIKEVETLINRAKVIDDSKAHSTGEVKIGSTVEFISSLDHKVKEIKIVGAIEADPFSNLISNESPIAKAIIGKKVNTTVEIKDIIKPYKITIKSIK, encoded by the coding sequence ATGTCAAAAGAAATTATTTTAACTCAAGAAGGATTAGAAGAATTAAAAGTTGAGCTTAAAAATTTATTAGAAGTTGTAAGACCAAAAGTTATTGAAGAACTAGTTGAAGCACGTAACCAAGGAGATTTAAGTGAAAATGCTGATTATGATGCTGCTAGAAACAGACAAGCTGAAGTTGAAGCAAGAATTAAAGAAGTTGAAACTTTAATTAATAGAGCTAAAGTTATTGATGATTCTAAAGCTCATTCAACTGGTGAAGTTAAAATTGGATCAACTGTTGAATTTATTTCAAGTTTAGATCACAAAGTAAAAGAAATCAAAATTGTTGGTGCGATTGAAGCTGATCCTTTTTCTAATCTAATTTCTAATGAATCGCCAATTGCAAAAGCTATAATTGGTAAAAAAGTTAATACTACTGTTGAAATTAAAGACATTATAAAACCATACAAAATCACAATTAAAAGTATTAAATAA
- a CDS encoding SDR family oxidoreductase — translation MKPLVVITGASSGIGLACAKYFSNKNHPLLILARRKEILDDLNLPNTITARVDVRDFNQLNEAIKQAESIYGPVDLLINNAGIMILDKYQDQKLEDKYNMIDINIKGVINGMDAVLKSMLKQNRGTIVNISSVAARYTYTDHSVYCGSKYAVNAITEQVRKELSNTNIRFTLIEPAIVNTNLLNSTTNKQVKDDYQKSIDEINGGLKPEQIAQTIYYVYSLPQDVMIPELMIAHTNESEV, via the coding sequence ATGAAACCATTAGTTGTAATTACTGGAGCAAGTTCTGGAATTGGACTAGCTTGTGCAAAATATTTTTCAAATAAAAATCACCCTTTATTAATTCTTGCAAGAAGAAAAGAAATATTAGATGATTTAAATTTACCAAACACAATAACAGCTAGAGTTGATGTTAGAGATTTTAATCAACTAAATGAAGCTATTAAACAAGCTGAAAGTATATATGGACCTGTTGATCTATTAATTAATAATGCTGGAATTATGATTCTAGATAAATATCAAGATCAAAAACTAGAAGATAAATATAATATGATCGATATCAATATTAAAGGTGTAATTAATGGAATGGATGCTGTTTTAAAAAGTATGTTAAAACAAAATCGTGGAACTATAGTTAATATTTCTAGTGTTGCAGCAAGATATACTTATACTGATCATTCTGTTTATTGTGGATCAAAATATGCAGTAAATGCAATTACTGAACAAGTAAGAAAAGAATTAAGCAATACAAATATTAGATTTACTTTGATTGAACCAGCAATTGTAAATACTAATTTATTAAATAGTACAACAAATAAGCAAGTTAAAGATGATTATCAAAAATCAATTGATGAAATTAATGGTGGATTAAAACCTGAACAAATTGCTCAAACTATTTATTATGTTTATTCATTACCTCAAGATGTAATGATACCTGAATTAATGATTGCTCATACTAATGAATCTGAAGTTTAA